One genomic region from Fusarium keratoplasticum isolate Fu6.1 chromosome 14, whole genome shotgun sequence encodes:
- a CDS encoding HET domain-containing protein — protein sequence MRRCRGRDVQGLQCYIDADCYAKLPGRLEDVINFNKLSVRVVNQSTYFPRTVLVLQPCSDPVPHVSNTRGFTPEPTYPKQPSGRLMAPYYQPHLLRQWMSCCHERHGNACHMPAWRANEDDKSPQLRFVDTEQFCIVDGPEDCQYAALSYVWGSAAHNCLTNTRRTAQWLRSPGCLLHDVVPKTIFDAIKVAQSIGFKYLWVDSLCIIQDDDDDKRQQLSFMDCVYANAYCTIAAASALHADMGIAGVRESLMRHPQQAMVSVSSSLRLIRSTHLYTGTAYEKSPWKRRAWTMQESLLSRRLIMFTDDEVFWRCQKATWCESLALELCSTQRREPRITSYQSFGCYDLMEIGPSRAFRPEYAYRVISHYAKRSITNQSDSLKAIQGYLRRLYMKHTLAQSDWGHLLFLRFEESLAWVGGDCARRVAEECVYNRDGSSHHVRFPSWSWLGWDFEHAGLGRLFKLPIATDMVMPELDFYRLDIYGRVRAQMPRNLFAPHVKPLDLSALNEELAGDWKQSTSIDEDDFNGMDFHDSGRLLFWTSATTLRLNKVLQGRDLGYEWEMTDQQGRKVGGMSEYALPSSTNEGDHCMIVVSRVHDEIRVEKVLPELHVLVIEWDDVEQRVAHRVGAGSVDEAAWVRAKPEWIKVTLA from the coding sequence ATGCGACGTTGTAGAGGGCGCGACGTACAAGGACTACAATGCTACATTGATGCGGATTGCTACGCGAAACTTCCCGGCCGCCTAGAGGATGTTAtcaacttcaacaagctcagTGTGCGTGTGGTCAATCAGAGCACCTATTTCCCTAGGACTGTGTTGGTACTCCAGCCATGCAGCGACCCGGTCCCTCATGTATCCAACACTCGCGGCTTCACCCCGGAGCCTACGTATCCTAAGCAGCCTTCTGGTCGATTAATGGCTCCGTACTATCAACCACATCTGCTCCGTCAATGGATGTCCTGCTGCCATGAGCGCCATGGTAATGCGTGCCACATGCCGGCATGGCGAGCGAATGAGGACGATAAGTCACCACAGCTCAGGTTCGTCGATACCGAACAATTTTGTATCGTCGATGGTCCAGAAGATTGTCAGTATGCTGCACTGAGCTACGTGTGGGGATCAGCAGCCCACAACTGCTTGACGAACACACGGAGGACAGCTCAATGGCTACGCAGCCCTGGCTGCCTGCTACACGATGTTGTCCCCAAGACCATCTTCGATGCCATCAAAGTGGCTCAATCTATTGGATTCAAGTATCTCTGGGTCGACTCTCTATGCATCAtccaggacgacgacgatgacaagCGGCAGCAGCTTTCTTTCATGGATTGTGTGTATGCCAACGCGTATTGCACAATTGCTGCTGCCAGCGCTTTGCATGCGGACATGGGCATCGCTGGCGTGCGAGAATCTCTGATGCGGCATCCTCAACAAGCGATGGTCTCGGTTTCGTCCTCCCTACGTCTGATTCGCAGTACACATCTTTATACTGGCACAGCATACGAAAAGTCGCCTTGGAAACGCCGTGCCTGGACAATGCAAGAATCACTCCTTTCCCGCCGCCTGATAATGTTCACCGATGACGAGGTTTTTTGGCGATGCCAAAAGGCGACCTGGTGTGAGAGCCTCGCGCTCGAGCTTTGTTCGACGCAGCGAAGGGAGCCTAGAATCACCTCTTACCAGTCGTTCGGATGCTATGACTTGATGGAGATAGGGCCAAGCCGAGCCTTCAGACCTGAGTACGCTTACAGGGTAATCTCACATTACGCAAAGCGCAGCATAACGAATCAATCCGACTCCCTAAAAGCCATCCAGGGCTATCTCCGGCGGCTTTATATGAAGCACACACTCGCTCAAAGCGACTGGGGtcatcttcttttccttcgTTTTGAGGAGTCACTGGCTTGGGTGGGCGGCGACTGCGCTCGTCGCGTGGCAGAAGAATGTGTCTATAACCGTGACGGATCATCTCATCATGTGAGGTTTCCAAGCTGGtcctggctgggctgggacTTTGAGCATGCCGGTTTGGGGAGGCTTTTCAAACTTCCAATTGCCACGGATATGGTCATGCCTGAGCTGGATTTTTACAGACTCGACATCTATGGCAGAGTTCGTGCTCAAATGCCTCGAAATTTATTCGCTCCGCACGTCAAGCCACTCGATCTGAGTGCTCTCAATGAGGAGTTGGCCGGAGACTGGAAACAATCCACATCAATTGACGAGGACGATTTCAACGGCATGGACTTTCATGATTCTGGACGTTTGCTCTTCTGGACGAGCGCAACGACCCTTCGACTGAACAAAGTGTTACAAGGACGCGATCTAGGTTATGAGTGGGAGATGACTGATCAACAGGGAAGAAAAGTAGGAGGCATGTCGGAGTATGCACTCCCGAGCAGCACCAACGAAGGGGACCATTGCATGATTGTTGTCTCTCGCGTTCATGATGAAATTCGAGTAGAAAAGGTGCTACCGGAATTAcatgtcctcgtcatcgAGTGGGATGATGTGGAACAGCGGGTTGCGCACCGTGTTGGAGCAGGGTCTGTAGATGAAGCTGCTTGGGTAAGAGCTAAACCTGAGTGGATCAAGGTGACATTGGCTTAA
- a CDS encoding NAD(P)-bd-dom domain-containing protein, translating into MAPIKAGVIGVTGMTGSHVAVELLNRGHQVVGISRNPSKLGHYERGHTIEEIAKALESLDVVVNAYGPHTQLGDALTYKTFTEVTRKTLIASKAAEIPYFVMIGGSAIMRVPDRPLLTACDDKRFYYAFIRGILDSEADVKHTQDWAGEDAEKLLAGKIVEAAHGIFDMNGPIVEFHRGGRLTAMFFHGNTSFKWTFMSTPALYRPGKCTGSYEVCFDFMPLKPAKGHESGIALFDGRMHGVSLSDMALAVAEEVESQKHLWKHWCPYVPDLDDTPGPVYVKIGHQFF; encoded by the exons ATGGCTCCCATCAAAGCCGGTGTGATTGGGGTGACTGGGATGACCGGATCGCATGTTGCCGTTGAGTTGCTCAATAGAGGCCATCAGGTTGTCGGCATTTCACGAAATCCCTCTAAGCTTGGCCATTACGAACG AGGCCACACTATTGAAGAAATAGCAAAGGCTCTTGAATCTTTGGATGTTGTGGTAAACGCGTACGGTCCACACACCCAACTTGGCGACGCGTTGACGTACA AAACCTTCACAGAAGTGACCCGAAAGACCCTCATCGCTTCCAAAGCAGCCGAAATACCATACTTTGTCATGATCGGCGGCTCTGCCATCATGAGAGTTCCAGACAGACCATTACTCACAGCGTGCGACGATAAGAGATTTTATTACGCCTTCATCCGGGGAATACTTGATAGTGAGGCTGATGTCAAGCATACTCAAGATTGGGCCGGCGAGGACGCCGAAAAACTCTTG GCGGGGAAGATTGTGGAAGCGGCGCATGGGATTTTTGACATGAACGGACCTATTGTCGAGTTCCACAGGGGCGGGCGACTGACGGCCATGTTCTTCCATGGAAACACATCTTTCAAGTGGACTTTCATGTCCACCCCGGCATTGTACCGGCCTGGAAAGTGCACGGGGTCATATGAAGTCTGTTTCGATTTCATGCCTCTCAAGCCCGCCAAAGGGCATGAGAGCGGCATTGCCCTTTTTGATGGTCGGATGCATGGAGTGTCACTCTCAGACATGGCCCTGGCAGTGGCGGAAGAGGTAGAGAGTCAGAAACATTTGTGGAAGCACTGGTGCCCGTATGTTCCAGACTTGGATGACACCCCTGGTCCGGTTTACGTCAAGATTGGACATCAGTTTTTTTAA